A single region of the Bdellovibrio bacteriovorus genome encodes:
- a CDS encoding type II secretion system F family protein encodes MSFLFNEWIMIPLFGVCVFVIVILWADKAIDWLHKRSLGQRDEVIRLLRLMGNEVDERKITILILLMSFGVGALAFLALWPSVLMGFVFGASLTVAGWQLPLLLVRLTYEQRCSKFTDQMVDGLTIMANGIKAGSNPQESMKRVVEIMGNPISQEFAQVLYQMQVGDSFEGALNDLGTRIPRPDVQMFVTAINILKETGGNLAETFQTIVLTIRERQKVEKKIQALTAQGLMQGIIVTLIPFILMGVFFMVDPGFIKPMFSTTLGLVLLFVMLALQVIGGVVIKKLVTIKV; translated from the coding sequence ATGAGTTTTCTGTTTAACGAATGGATTATGATTCCTCTTTTTGGCGTATGCGTGTTCGTCATAGTTATTCTATGGGCGGACAAAGCTATCGACTGGCTTCATAAGCGCAGTTTGGGCCAAAGAGATGAAGTCATTCGTCTTCTTCGTTTGATGGGAAATGAAGTGGATGAAAGAAAGATCACGATCTTGATCCTTCTTATGAGCTTCGGCGTTGGTGCCTTGGCATTCTTAGCGTTGTGGCCCAGTGTCTTAATGGGATTTGTTTTCGGAGCTTCATTAACCGTCGCCGGTTGGCAGCTTCCACTTCTTTTAGTTCGTCTGACTTATGAGCAACGCTGCTCTAAATTCACTGATCAAATGGTGGATGGTCTTACGATCATGGCCAACGGTATTAAAGCCGGTTCCAATCCTCAGGAATCGATGAAGCGTGTTGTAGAAATCATGGGAAATCCTATCAGCCAAGAATTCGCACAAGTTCTTTATCAGATGCAAGTCGGTGATAGCTTTGAAGGTGCTCTGAACGACTTAGGCACGCGCATTCCACGTCCTGACGTTCAGATGTTTGTGACCGCGATCAATATCTTAAAAGAAACCGGCGGTAACTTGGCAGAGACTTTCCAGACCATCGTCTTAACGATTCGTGAAAGACAAAAGGTAGAGAAAAAAATTCAAGCGCTCACTGCGCAAGGTCTCATGCAAGGGATCATCGTCACTCTGATTCCGTTCATCTTGATGGGCGTCTTTTTCATGGTGGATCCGGGTTTTATCAAACCCATGTTTAGCACAACCCTAGGTCTAGTGTTGCTATTCGTGATGCTAGCGTTGCAAGTAATTGGTGGCGTAGTAATTAAAAAACTTGTTACCATCAAAGTGTAG
- a CDS encoding DUF6531 domain-containing protein: MKKAILAFAFLFSAQAYALVDMKNANYSNTWIDMDVPGSGYDLKIIRTYNSRSLFNGMFGFGWCSDFETSMEVNAEGNIKVKECGGGLEVTFSPREVTRKDVESTIAQIINRMKAEKKVGLTEAAINNLKTQMLEDDSVRSEYAAQYGIKVPVKEGTKFYANGREVEHFIFNKTYYTRNLPDGSAQRYSPQGKLTHIYDKNGNYLKFDYDKDVIASIQDNNGRRLGFKYYQNKKVKSITGPNGLMAEYKFANLDDLSSVKNAWLKTYTYEYDELHNLTKASWPDKTFVSIKYDKKNDWVVAFADRDKCIESYKYESSTNDPKNHYWSTVKKTCGKEVMADNKYEFWHQQRADGQYFLQRVMTTVSGNVTDITYHEVFGKPVSIRRNADRVSYEYYPDGLVKVKAAPNVRMAYEYDPKVKKVSSVTSTFFNEKGAKVATKTTQFKWDGKGNLAFAQNSDGQKINMTYDNRGRIATITDQAKKVVKIEYEERYGKPAVVTRPGLGTIVVSYKPNGEINKVDSKEGPSVAMQVASTFNNLLDIIAPATAEMYL, from the coding sequence ATGAAGAAAGCAATATTGGCGTTCGCTTTTCTTTTTTCAGCACAAGCTTATGCGCTTGTGGATATGAAAAATGCCAACTATTCCAATACATGGATTGATATGGATGTTCCAGGAAGTGGTTATGATCTTAAGATCATTCGCACTTACAACAGCCGTTCTTTGTTCAATGGTATGTTCGGATTCGGCTGGTGTTCTGATTTTGAAACTTCCATGGAAGTAAATGCCGAAGGCAACATCAAAGTTAAAGAGTGCGGTGGCGGTTTAGAAGTGACCTTCTCTCCTCGCGAAGTGACTCGTAAAGATGTTGAAAGCACTATTGCTCAAATCATCAACCGCATGAAGGCTGAAAAGAAAGTCGGATTGACGGAAGCGGCGATCAATAACTTGAAAACGCAAATGCTTGAAGATGACAGCGTTCGTTCTGAGTACGCAGCTCAATATGGAATCAAAGTTCCGGTTAAAGAAGGCACGAAGTTCTATGCCAACGGCCGCGAGGTTGAGCACTTCATCTTTAATAAGACTTACTACACTCGCAATCTTCCCGATGGCAGCGCTCAACGCTATAGCCCTCAAGGAAAACTGACTCATATCTACGACAAAAACGGAAACTACCTGAAGTTTGATTATGACAAAGACGTTATCGCCTCTATCCAGGATAATAACGGCCGTCGTTTGGGCTTTAAGTACTATCAAAACAAAAAAGTAAAATCCATCACGGGCCCGAATGGCTTGATGGCGGAATATAAGTTTGCAAACCTTGACGATCTTTCTTCGGTGAAAAATGCGTGGTTAAAAACTTATACTTACGAATACGATGAGCTTCACAACTTAACAAAAGCTTCTTGGCCGGATAAAACATTCGTTTCCATCAAATACGATAAAAAGAACGACTGGGTTGTGGCTTTCGCAGACCGCGATAAATGTATCGAGTCTTATAAGTACGAATCCTCTACAAACGATCCCAAAAATCACTATTGGTCGACAGTAAAGAAAACTTGCGGCAAAGAAGTGATGGCTGACAATAAATACGAATTCTGGCACCAGCAACGCGCTGACGGTCAGTACTTCTTGCAACGTGTGATGACCACTGTCAGCGGCAACGTGACAGACATCACTTACCACGAAGTATTTGGCAAACCTGTTTCTATCCGTAGAAATGCCGACCGCGTTTCTTACGAATACTATCCAGATGGACTAGTAAAAGTAAAAGCAGCACCCAATGTTCGTATGGCTTACGAATATGATCCAAAAGTAAAAAAAGTAAGCTCGGTAACAAGCACTTTCTTTAACGAAAAAGGTGCTAAGGTTGCCACCAAAACGACTCAGTTTAAATGGGACGGTAAAGGCAACCTGGCTTTTGCTCAAAACAGTGATGGTCAGAAAATCAATATGACTTACGATAACCGTGGTCGTATTGCGACAATCACCGACCAAGCTAAAAAAGTAGTTAAAATCGAGTACGAAGAGCGCTACGGAAAACCTGCCGTCGTAACTCGCCCTGGCTTGGGGACTATTGTGGTAAGCTATAAACCAAATGGCGAAATCAACAAAGTAGACAGCAAAGAAGGTCCTTCAGTTGCAATGCAAGTCGCTAGTACCTTTAATAACTTGTTAGATATTATTGCCCCTGCAACCGCAGAAATGTATCTATAA
- a CDS encoding response regulator, which yields MKIRFAVIDDAAFLRELVKNIVTSAGGVCVGEAANGDEAITLVESTLPELVFLDMVMPLRNGIETAKVLKELHPEIKIIGCSTIDQEAYVQKAYEAGFDAYVTKPFSKEQILEAISKVLPQQGESTHGRT from the coding sequence ATGAAGATACGTTTTGCTGTTATCGACGATGCCGCTTTCTTGCGTGAACTGGTGAAGAATATTGTAACTTCGGCCGGTGGCGTTTGCGTCGGTGAAGCTGCCAATGGTGATGAAGCCATCACACTTGTTGAATCCACCCTACCTGAACTTGTATTTCTTGATATGGTCATGCCTCTTCGAAACGGCATTGAAACTGCCAAAGTTTTAAAAGAACTTCATCCTGAAATTAAAATCATTGGTTGTTCGACGATCGATCAAGAAGCTTATGTACAAAAGGCTTACGAGGCGGGATTTGATGCCTATGTGACGAAGCCTTTCAGCAAAGAACAAATCTTAGAAGCTATTTCCAAAGTATTACCGCAGCAGGGAGAATCCACTCATGGAAGAACTTAA
- a CDS encoding outer membrane protein, with the protein MKSFLLSFLFVASCFISISSTAFGQTIAQNTYVSTVDQDLAIKSIVLVPTTDNVGGIYSRPVEEELRKVLNEDKQWSLANYPSDVKVNSALLDEKPQDVQKILEASKSEAALTSKIIRGPRGISITLTLFVGREGLPLLRESLNDYKGFETAEIRNEARKLFENLKYRMPFRSTILSRRGQQVTLNLGSAYGLKPESRVSVVQIIKVNRHPKLKFMVSTEKEVLGRVKLFKVEPYLSFGYVEMEKEPGVIAVGSKVMPDEFVKYSVPVTTPSGKVLQDISTRPDKEVAFGEDPQEWLPTMPPQFGKIELMAGFASYTQNVNLQTAGSISGSSNLAPNILVRGEIWLNPQWYVGVLLRQSVFSIDNDLAGSSPGSLNMSMGQYGVNFGYNFLLTNDFFGPKLQIAGGYTNTNFSVDDSTPTAFTTMKYGGFALSVAGQFPLSEELPIDIGGKLDFYLNPSLSENKTSGASSDNKINSFSFFVDYKLKTRFKIRGELLLENYTSDFTGTGQRTDPATSTSHKMTTLMAGVQYLF; encoded by the coding sequence ATGAAATCATTTCTTCTTAGTTTCCTCTTCGTCGCGTCCTGTTTCATTTCTATATCCTCGACGGCGTTCGGCCAGACTATTGCCCAGAACACTTACGTCAGCACCGTTGACCAAGATCTAGCAATTAAGTCTATCGTCCTTGTCCCCACGACGGACAACGTTGGTGGAATTTATTCTCGTCCCGTAGAAGAAGAACTAAGAAAAGTTTTGAACGAAGATAAGCAGTGGTCGTTGGCGAATTATCCTTCCGACGTAAAAGTGAATTCAGCGTTACTTGATGAAAAGCCTCAAGACGTGCAAAAAATTTTAGAAGCCTCAAAGAGCGAAGCCGCCTTAACTTCTAAAATCATCCGCGGCCCTCGAGGAATTTCGATCACGCTAACACTTTTTGTAGGCCGTGAAGGTTTGCCTTTGTTGCGGGAATCATTAAACGACTACAAAGGTTTTGAAACAGCGGAAATCAGAAACGAAGCTAGAAAGCTATTTGAGAATTTAAAATATCGAATGCCATTTCGCTCGACCATTTTAAGTCGTCGCGGTCAGCAAGTGACATTGAACTTAGGAAGCGCTTACGGTCTAAAACCTGAAAGCCGCGTTTCCGTTGTTCAAATCATCAAAGTAAATCGCCATCCCAAATTGAAGTTCATGGTCAGCACAGAAAAAGAAGTTCTGGGCCGCGTGAAACTTTTTAAAGTAGAGCCTTATCTAAGCTTCGGTTACGTCGAAATGGAAAAAGAACCAGGAGTCATCGCCGTAGGATCGAAAGTCATGCCGGATGAGTTTGTGAAATACTCCGTCCCAGTGACAACACCTTCAGGAAAGGTTCTTCAAGACATCTCAACAAGACCCGACAAAGAAGTCGCTTTTGGTGAAGACCCCCAAGAATGGTTACCAACGATGCCTCCTCAATTCGGAAAAATCGAATTGATGGCCGGCTTTGCAAGCTACACTCAGAACGTAAACCTACAAACCGCAGGCTCCATCAGCGGCAGCAGCAACCTAGCACCAAATATTTTGGTACGCGGTGAAATCTGGCTGAACCCCCAATGGTACGTAGGCGTCCTATTACGCCAATCCGTATTTTCAATCGACAACGACCTAGCCGGATCCTCCCCCGGAAGCTTGAACATGTCGATGGGCCAATACGGCGTTAACTTCGGTTACAACTTCCTATTAACAAACGATTTCTTCGGCCCAAAACTACAAATCGCCGGCGGTTACACGAACACAAACTTCAGCGTCGACGACAGCACCCCAACAGCCTTCACCACAATGAAATACGGCGGCTTCGCCCTAAGCGTAGCCGGCCAATTCCCATTATCCGAAGAACTCCCCATAGACATAGGCGGCAAACTAGATTTCTATCTAAACCCATCCCTAAGCGAAAACAAAACCAGCGGAGCTTCCTCCGACAACAAGATCAACAGCTTCAGCTTCTTCGTAGACTATAAACTAAAAACCCGCTTCAAAATCAGAGGAGAACTCCTCCTAGAAAACTACACATCCGACTTCACCGGCACCGGCCAAAGAACCGACCCAGCCACAAGCACCAGCCACAAAATGACAACCCTAATGGCCGGCGTACAATACCTATTCTAA
- the groL gene encoding chaperonin GroEL (60 kDa chaperone family; promotes refolding of misfolded polypeptides especially under stressful conditions; forms two stacked rings of heptamers to form a barrel-shaped 14mer; ends can be capped by GroES; misfolded proteins enter the barrel where they are refolded when GroES binds), with the protein MSKVLTFSEDARAHILKGVNTLANAVKVTLGPKGRNVVIDKSFGSPLITKDGVTVAKEIELENKFENMGAQMVKEVASKTNDEAGDGTTTATVLAQAIYREGAKLVSAGHNPMSIKRGIDKAVATVIDELKSMAKPVKGSNEVAQVGSISANNDKEIGQMLADAMDKVGKEGVITIEESKTAKTEVTVVEGMQFDRGYLSPYFVTNAERMEAVLENAYVLVYDKKISSMKDMIGILEGVAKQGRQLLIIAEDVEGEALATLVVNKLRGTLHIAAVKAPGFGDRRKAMLEDIAILTGAKVISEDIGRKLEQATVADLGIAKRIVVDKDNTTIIDGSGKKADIQARVATIKSQIDETSSDYDKEKLKERLAKLAGGVAVIHVGAPSEVEMKEKKHRVEDALNATRAAVEEGIVAGGGTALLRASQKVDKTKFSEEESFGAMIIKRACEEPIRQISANAGLDGAIVLDRILQNKSATWGFNAYSDEYTDLIKDGVIDPVKVVRCALTNAASVASLMLTTETMIAEAPKKDAPMPAGAPGMGGMGGMGDMM; encoded by the coding sequence ATGTCTAAAGTATTAACATTCTCAGAAGACGCTCGCGCACACATCTTGAAAGGTGTGAACACTCTTGCGAACGCAGTAAAAGTAACTTTGGGACCAAAAGGTCGTAACGTAGTTATCGACAAATCTTTCGGTTCTCCTCTTATCACTAAAGACGGTGTCACTGTTGCCAAAGAAATCGAATTGGAAAACAAATTCGAAAACATGGGCGCTCAAATGGTTAAAGAAGTTGCTTCTAAAACCAATGATGAAGCCGGTGACGGTACAACGACTGCAACTGTTCTAGCACAAGCTATCTATCGCGAAGGTGCTAAACTTGTTTCTGCAGGTCACAACCCAATGTCAATCAAACGTGGTATCGACAAAGCGGTAGCAACTGTTATCGACGAGTTGAAATCAATGGCGAAACCTGTAAAAGGTTCTAACGAAGTTGCTCAAGTTGGATCTATCTCTGCAAATAACGATAAAGAAATCGGTCAAATGCTTGCAGACGCTATGGACAAAGTTGGCAAAGAAGGCGTTATCACTATCGAAGAATCTAAAACTGCGAAAACAGAAGTAACAGTTGTAGAAGGTATGCAATTCGACCGTGGTTACCTTTCACCATACTTCGTAACTAATGCAGAAAGAATGGAAGCAGTTCTTGAGAACGCTTACGTTCTTGTTTACGACAAAAAAATCTCTTCAATGAAAGATATGATCGGTATCCTTGAAGGCGTTGCTAAGCAAGGTCGTCAATTGTTGATCATCGCTGAAGACGTTGAAGGCGAAGCACTTGCAACTCTAGTTGTGAACAAACTTCGTGGCACTCTTCACATTGCTGCGGTTAAAGCTCCAGGCTTCGGTGACCGTCGTAAAGCTATGCTTGAAGACATCGCTATCTTGACTGGCGCGAAAGTGATCTCTGAAGATATCGGTCGCAAACTAGAGCAAGCTACTGTAGCTGACCTAGGTATCGCGAAACGTATCGTTGTAGACAAAGACAACACAACTATCATCGATGGTTCTGGTAAAAAAGCCGACATCCAAGCTCGTGTTGCTACAATCAAATCTCAAATCGACGAAACTTCATCTGACTACGATAAAGAAAAATTGAAAGAGCGTTTGGCTAAATTGGCTGGCGGCGTAGCTGTTATCCACGTTGGTGCTCCTTCTGAAGTAGAGATGAAAGAGAAAAAACACCGCGTAGAAGACGCTTTGAACGCGACTCGCGCAGCTGTTGAAGAAGGTATCGTAGCTGGTGGTGGTACTGCTTTGCTTCGCGCTTCTCAAAAAGTTGATAAAACTAAATTCTCTGAAGAAGAGTCTTTCGGTGCGATGATCATCAAACGTGCTTGTGAAGAGCCAATTCGTCAAATCTCTGCAAACGCAGGTCTTGATGGCGCGATCGTTTTGGATCGTATCCTTCAAAATAAATCTGCTACTTGGGGATTCAACGCTTACTCTGACGAATACACTGACCTAATCAAAGACGGTGTTATCGATCCAGTTAAAGTTGTTCGTTGTGCATTGACTAACGCTGCTTCTGTAGCTTCTTTGATGCTTACTACTGAAACAATGATCGCTGAAGCTCCTAAGAAAGATGCTCCAATGCCTGCTGGTGCTCCTGGTATGGGCGGTATGGGTGGCATGGGCGATATGATGTAA
- the groES gene encoding co-chaperone GroES, producing MGVRPLHDRILVRRMAEEEKTAGGLFIPDTAKEKPQRGEIIATGKGRITEDGKVLPLEVKVGDKVLFGKYAGTELKLEGDEYLMMREEDILGVFN from the coding sequence AGAATTCTAGTTCGCAGAATGGCGGAAGAAGAAAAAACCGCTGGCGGACTTTTCATCCCAGATACAGCAAAAGAAAAACCACAACGTGGCGAAATCATCGCTACTGGCAAAGGCCGTATCACTGAAGACGGAAAAGTACTTCCTCTTGAAGTGAAAGTTGGCGACAAAGTGCTTTTCGGAAAATACGCAGGCACAGAGTTGAAACTTGAGGGCGACGAATACCTAATGATGCGCGAAGAAGACATCTTAGGCGTATTCAACTAA